Proteins found in one Sporosarcina sp. FSL K6-3457 genomic segment:
- a CDS encoding UDP-N-acetylmuramoyl-L-alanyl-D-glutamate--2,6-diaminopimelate ligase: protein MLLLTELLKDWPCTVSGGEIRASVMGITENSLRVKKGFVFVARKGGRHDGTLYMQQAIERGAVAIVIDRTDLAALPTDIPIVIVPDCRLFIAHASAQLAGYPARRMKVIAVTGTNGKTTVTHFIGQLLKYFGNRPAVIGTTGIFIDGIKMDDDSPQMTTLPAEYLHPLLRKCEEEGVTHVVLEASSLGLAAHRLAHCEIDIGILLNIGTDHYEEHGGKLAYMHAKKRLGQMVDAMIVNKEDEQCVQMVEDLTIPVVYFGMDSSVGVHVLDLEKKFLIPGRYNYLNALAAIHALVLLGYQLDDIVQYCHLLELPEGRLQQLERDDVRVYIDYAHTPDALQAVLCTLSNSCYGKLITVFGCGGERDKGKRAEMGELAVLYSANVIVTSDNPRNEDPLAIITDILAGFGGDCSAVEVMLDRKYAIRKAVFSAAPGDIVLIAGKGHEKTQHMADGLVPFSDYEEAKRALFEKTFLDFN from the coding sequence CATGGGGATTACCGAAAATTCATTAAGGGTAAAGAAAGGATTTGTCTTTGTCGCAAGGAAGGGCGGGCGGCATGACGGAACGCTTTATATGCAACAAGCGATTGAACGAGGTGCTGTAGCAATTGTGATTGACCGGACAGACTTGGCTGCATTGCCGACAGATATACCTATCGTCATCGTGCCAGATTGTAGATTATTCATAGCACATGCAAGTGCCCAACTTGCCGGTTATCCTGCTAGGCGAATGAAAGTGATTGCAGTGACTGGAACGAATGGTAAAACAACAGTGACCCATTTCATCGGTCAATTATTGAAGTACTTTGGCAATCGTCCAGCTGTTATCGGTACGACAGGTATTTTTATCGATGGGATTAAAATGGATGATGATAGCCCACAAATGACAACGTTACCTGCTGAATACCTTCATCCATTATTGAGGAAATGTGAGGAGGAGGGCGTTACGCATGTTGTGCTAGAAGCCTCCTCACTTGGATTGGCCGCGCATCGTTTAGCTCATTGTGAAATAGATATTGGCATATTGTTGAATATTGGAACGGATCATTATGAAGAGCATGGTGGAAAATTGGCTTATATGCATGCGAAAAAAAGATTAGGCCAAATGGTCGATGCGATGATTGTCAATAAGGAAGATGAACAATGTGTGCAAATGGTTGAGGACTTGACGATTCCTGTAGTTTATTTTGGAATGGATTCGTCTGTAGGTGTTCATGTATTAGATTTGGAAAAGAAGTTTTTAATTCCGGGACGCTATAATTATCTGAACGCACTAGCCGCTATTCATGCACTTGTTCTCCTTGGTTATCAGCTTGATGACATTGTACAATACTGTCATCTGTTGGAACTGCCGGAGGGAAGGTTACAACAGCTTGAGCGGGACGACGTAAGGGTTTATATCGATTATGCACATACACCCGATGCGCTCCAAGCAGTGTTATGTACACTTTCCAATTCCTGTTATGGCAAGTTGATAACGGTTTTTGGCTGCGGCGGGGAGCGTGATAAGGGGAAAAGGGCGGAAATGGGGGAGCTTGCCGTCTTATATTCAGCCAATGTGATTGTGACATCAGACAATCCAAGAAACGAAGATCCCTTGGCAATCATTACAGACATACTGGCGGGTTTCGGAGGTGACTGTTCAGCTGTCGAAGTAATGCTAGATCGGAAATATGCGATTCGCAAGGCGGTTTTCAGTGCAGCGCCAGGAGATATTGTACTCATTGCTGGAAAGGGTCATGAAAAAACGCAACATATGGCTGATGGTCTAGTCCCATTTTCTGATTATGAAGAAGCTAAGCGTGCACTCTTTGAGAAAACCTTTTTAGATTTTAACTGA
- a CDS encoding YlbF family regulator encodes MMMTGEWMTIIEQAEGLADMLLSSEVVAEYRKAYNDVYSDAVLVAEIQAFAAMKERYEEVQRFGRYHPDYNIVMKSIRVQKRELDMNEQVAALRLAENDVQYLFDQIGSIVAKSVSDTVKVPAESAFSTGSSCGDGCGTGGGCSCSA; translated from the coding sequence ATGATGATGACCGGCGAGTGGATGACCATCATTGAGCAGGCTGAAGGATTGGCTGATATGTTGCTATCTTCAGAAGTGGTAGCAGAGTACCGCAAGGCTTATAATGATGTCTATTCAGATGCTGTGCTAGTTGCAGAAATTCAGGCGTTTGCAGCTATGAAGGAACGATATGAGGAAGTTCAACGGTTCGGAAGATATCATCCGGATTATAATATAGTGATGAAGAGTATTCGCGTCCAAAAACGTGAGCTCGATATGAATGAGCAGGTTGCTGCACTTCGATTGGCTGAGAATGATGTCCAATATCTATTCGATCAAATTGGTTCGATTGTGGCCAAATCGGTTTCAGACACGGTGAAGGTACCAGCCGAAAGTGCATTTTCTACTGGTTCGTCTTGCGGTGACGGTTGTGGCACTGGCGGAGGCTGTTCGTGTTCTGCATAA